In a genomic window of Sutcliffiella sp. FSL R7-0096:
- a CDS encoding redoxin domain-containing protein: MKLREQMPDLTGATEWINEEVTKDELVGKATLIHFWSVSCHLCKEAMPEINELRDEYDDELNVIAVHMPRSEDDLDIGVIRSMAMGHDITQPIFVDSEHKLTEAFENKYVPAYYVFDEEGNLRHFQAGGSGMKMLKKRINRVLGVEEK; this comes from the coding sequence ATGAAATTAAGAGAGCAAATGCCTGATTTAACTGGTGCAACGGAATGGATTAATGAGGAAGTAACAAAGGATGAGCTTGTGGGTAAAGCGACGCTTATCCATTTCTGGTCAGTAAGTTGCCACTTATGTAAAGAAGCAATGCCGGAAATTAATGAATTACGGGATGAGTATGATGATGAGTTAAATGTTATAGCTGTACACATGCCACGATCTGAGGACGACCTAGACATCGGTGTTATCCGTTCCATGGCAATGGGTCATGATATTACCCAGCCAATATTTGTGGACAGTGAACACAAACTGACGGAAGCGTTTGAAAATAAATACGTACCGGCATACTACGTATTCGATGAAGAAGGGAATCTTCGACACTTCCAAGCAGGTGGCAGCGGTATGAAGATGTTGAAAAAGCGAATCAATCGCGTACTGGGCGTAGAAGAGAAATAA
- a CDS encoding M20 family metallopeptidase yields MTSSLPIIDERLLKQLIDFRRNLHEYPEVSGEEYETSKKIQDLLTKQGIPFQSGYANTGVLGIIKGGKPGPTVALRADIDALPITEKTNLTFSSKKERKMHACGHDAHTTMLLGAGILLNERKDELSGTVLLVFQPAEEASPKGGAQPMMDEGVFAEYEPNVIFGQHVWPDLPVGQIGIRDKEMMGATDRFKVVINGAGGHASMPHQTNDAIIAANHVVTMLQTIVSRNINPIEAAVVTIGRIEGGYRYNVIADSVTLEGSIRTYKKQVKEVVKKRFHEVVDNAAKALGATAEIDYIDGYEATINTPEWAEVVRSCAQQALDSEAATPNVDPSLGGEDFSRFLHKYPGAFFWLGSAIEGRESQKPLHDPKFEFNEKALPIGVKMLVDITKKALEKLQNEKK; encoded by the coding sequence ATGACCTCATCATTACCAATTATAGATGAAAGATTACTGAAGCAACTTATTGATTTTAGACGGAATTTACATGAATATCCCGAAGTAAGTGGAGAGGAATATGAGACTTCAAAAAAGATTCAGGATCTGTTAACCAAACAAGGGATCCCATTCCAGTCCGGCTATGCCAATACGGGAGTACTTGGAATTATAAAAGGTGGTAAACCAGGACCGACCGTAGCCCTTAGAGCCGACATTGATGCCCTTCCTATAACAGAAAAAACGAATCTGACGTTCTCATCTAAAAAGGAAAGGAAAATGCATGCTTGCGGGCATGATGCACATACGACGATGCTTCTTGGGGCAGGAATCTTATTAAACGAAAGAAAAGATGAGCTTTCTGGAACAGTGCTTTTGGTATTCCAGCCTGCTGAAGAAGCTTCTCCAAAAGGCGGGGCACAACCGATGATGGACGAAGGGGTTTTTGCTGAATATGAACCGAATGTCATTTTTGGGCAACATGTATGGCCAGACCTTCCTGTTGGTCAGATCGGTATCCGGGACAAGGAAATGATGGGAGCAACCGACCGTTTCAAAGTGGTTATCAACGGAGCCGGTGGACATGCCAGCATGCCGCATCAAACGAATGATGCCATCATTGCCGCTAACCACGTGGTCACCATGTTGCAGACGATCGTAAGCAGAAATATCAATCCCATTGAAGCGGCAGTAGTAACCATCGGAAGAATCGAGGGAGGATACCGCTATAATGTCATCGCCGACAGTGTAACACTGGAGGGCTCCATCAGAACCTATAAAAAACAAGTAAAAGAAGTGGTCAAAAAAAGGTTTCATGAAGTGGTCGATAATGCAGCAAAAGCATTGGGAGCAACTGCTGAAATTGACTATATAGATGGATATGAAGCAACCATAAATACACCAGAATGGGCGGAGGTTGTAAGAAGTTGTGCTCAACAGGCACTTGATTCTGAAGCCGCGACACCAAATGTCGATCCTTCATTAGGTGGAGAAGATTTTTCGAGATTCCTCCATAAATATCCTGGTGCGTTCTTCTGGCTTGGTTCAGCTATTGAAGGTAGGGAAAGTCAAAAGCCACTACATGATCCCAAATTTGAATTCAATGAAAAGGCTCTGCCCATAGGAGTGAAAATGCTTGTAGACATAACAAAAAAAGCTTTGGAAAAACTCCAGAATGAAAAAAAATGA
- a CDS encoding amidohydrolase, protein MNVSEFVNNLADSLVSWRRKLHQYPELGWTEYQTTYLIGSELVKLGYEIFVGKEALVTEERMGVPVSETLLAAEEKARNQGVPEAWLSKMKDGHTGLVAKLDTGKPGKQITLRFDIDALPIAENKEGIADHFPALHGFQSHYPNIMHACGHDGHAAIGLGVATFLSAHQEELTGSFTLLFQPAEEGSRGARSMVEKGWLDDTDVFLSGHIGISPMQVGEVVASAGGFLATSKLDVMFTGKSAHAGVEPQEGRNALLAAATASLHLHAIPRHSGGETRINVGTLHAGSGRNVIPDHATMSLETRGETSNLNQYMEDEAIRIIQHAATLHGVEADIQVVGKGVEAASETGWKEFLEAAISRSDRVIKVRETLPLKASEDVTYMLNHVRERGGKATYFIFGTPLAAGHHHPLFDYEEKVLEVAVDVYVSSILSLLLEEDESNILYEVKK, encoded by the coding sequence ATGAATGTTTCAGAATTTGTGAACAATCTTGCTGACTCTCTTGTTTCTTGGCGAAGGAAGCTTCATCAATACCCTGAGCTAGGGTGGACCGAATACCAAACAACTTATCTGATTGGTTCTGAGCTGGTGAAGCTGGGATATGAGATTTTCGTTGGAAAAGAAGCGCTGGTGACGGAAGAACGGATGGGTGTCCCTGTGAGCGAAACCCTACTTGCAGCTGAAGAGAAAGCAAGAAATCAGGGGGTCCCAGAAGCTTGGCTTTCCAAAATGAAAGATGGTCATACAGGTCTTGTGGCGAAACTAGATACGGGAAAACCCGGAAAGCAGATTACATTAAGATTTGATATTGACGCTCTTCCCATAGCAGAAAATAAAGAGGGGATCGCTGATCATTTTCCAGCGCTCCATGGATTTCAATCCCATTATCCAAATATAATGCATGCATGCGGACATGACGGACATGCAGCGATAGGTCTGGGAGTGGCAACCTTTCTATCTGCACATCAAGAAGAACTTACAGGTTCGTTTACTCTGCTTTTTCAACCTGCCGAGGAAGGTAGCAGGGGAGCAAGATCGATGGTGGAAAAAGGGTGGCTTGATGACACTGATGTTTTCCTGAGCGGCCACATCGGAATATCACCGATGCAAGTGGGAGAGGTGGTGGCATCAGCTGGAGGTTTTCTTGCCACATCAAAGCTTGATGTGATGTTTACCGGCAAATCGGCACATGCGGGGGTCGAACCGCAAGAGGGAAGGAATGCCTTGCTTGCAGCTGCTACTGCTTCCTTGCACCTCCATGCCATACCTAGACACTCTGGAGGAGAAACAAGAATAAATGTGGGTACCCTTCATGCTGGTAGTGGCAGAAATGTGATACCTGATCATGCAACAATGTCACTTGAAACGCGTGGAGAGACGTCCAATCTAAATCAGTACATGGAGGATGAAGCCATTCGTATCATTCAGCATGCAGCAACCCTTCATGGAGTTGAAGCAGATATTCAAGTAGTGGGAAAAGGTGTGGAAGCAGCTAGTGAAACTGGTTGGAAAGAGTTCCTCGAAGCAGCAATTTCCCGTAGTGACAGAGTGATAAAAGTGAGGGAAACCCTCCCACTGAAAGCCTCAGAGGATGTTACTTATATGCTGAATCATGTAAGGGAACGTGGAGGGAAAGCAACCTACTTTATATTTGGAACCCCTCTTGCAGCCGGACATCATCATCCATTATTTGATTATGAGGAAAAAGTGTTGGAAGTTGCGGTAGACGTTTATGTCTCCTCCATTCTATCTTTGCTTTTAGAGGAAGATGAATCCAATATACTTTATGAGGTGAAAAAGTGA
- a CDS encoding AbgT family transporter, whose product MLDRFLGGVERIGNKLPDPFMLFVYLSLFIIGVSWAVHQFGVTVEHPGTGEELAIKSLLSGEGIEFILTSMLTNFTGFAPLGLVLAMMLGIGLADKVGLIEAGIKKTILNAPKALITYAVVVTGILGNLASDAAFVIVPPLAAMIFYTIGRHPLAGLAAGFAGVGAGFTANVIVAGTDALLSGIATEAIKPFDETLIVTPVDNYYFMIVSVFILSVVGALITDKIVEPRLGPYRGKVDKELEEPDPLESKGLRNAVIAGIVYLVLLVVAVFWPDSILRNEEGGLVPSLFLTAIVPITLFFFIVVGVAYGVTVGKIKNTADVPKFMAESMRDMSGYIVLIFAAAQFIAYFNWSNLGIWIAVNGAGLLESMNLTGIPGIIGFVLLAAMLNLIIFSGSAQWALMAPIFIPMFWMLDYHPAFIQAAFRIADSSTNIITPLNPYIIVVLAFMKDYDKKAGLGTLIALMLPYSLLFLGVWIILLVIFALAGIPFGPGVEMMIK is encoded by the coding sequence ATGCTTGATAGATTCTTGGGAGGCGTCGAAAGAATAGGTAATAAACTGCCTGACCCATTCATGCTATTTGTCTATTTATCTCTTTTTATTATCGGAGTATCATGGGCAGTCCATCAATTTGGAGTGACGGTAGAGCATCCGGGTACAGGAGAAGAACTGGCGATTAAAAGTTTACTGTCTGGTGAAGGAATAGAATTTATCCTGACTTCCATGCTAACTAATTTTACAGGTTTTGCTCCTTTGGGTCTCGTACTTGCAATGATGCTAGGTATCGGTTTGGCGGATAAGGTGGGGCTGATTGAAGCGGGAATCAAAAAGACAATTCTTAATGCCCCAAAAGCATTGATTACCTATGCAGTAGTAGTAACAGGTATTCTAGGTAACTTGGCTTCTGATGCGGCCTTTGTTATTGTGCCTCCCCTTGCTGCCATGATTTTCTACACGATCGGCAGACATCCGCTTGCCGGACTTGCAGCAGGATTTGCCGGAGTAGGGGCAGGTTTTACGGCAAATGTCATCGTCGCTGGAACAGACGCGCTTTTATCGGGTATCGCGACAGAGGCAATTAAACCTTTTGATGAAACGCTTATTGTAACACCGGTTGATAATTACTATTTCATGATCGTTTCCGTATTTATCCTTTCAGTTGTTGGTGCGTTGATTACAGATAAGATTGTCGAGCCTAGGCTTGGCCCATATAGAGGCAAGGTGGATAAGGAATTGGAAGAGCCTGATCCTTTAGAGAGTAAGGGGTTGAGGAATGCGGTTATTGCAGGAATTGTGTATCTGGTTTTACTGGTTGTCGCGGTGTTTTGGCCTGATTCCATCCTTAGAAATGAAGAAGGTGGACTCGTTCCGTCGTTATTCTTGACAGCCATTGTACCGATAACGCTTTTCTTTTTCATTGTTGTTGGAGTAGCATATGGGGTAACAGTCGGTAAAATCAAAAACACTGCAGATGTACCGAAGTTTATGGCAGAATCCATGAGGGATATGTCGGGCTACATTGTTCTGATTTTTGCAGCTGCCCAGTTTATCGCATACTTTAACTGGTCCAACCTTGGCATATGGATAGCCGTGAATGGTGCAGGTTTATTGGAAAGCATGAACTTGACAGGTATACCGGGTATCATCGGGTTTGTCCTCCTTGCAGCCATGTTGAATTTGATTATCTTCAGCGGATCTGCACAATGGGCATTGATGGCTCCGATTTTCATCCCGATGTTCTGGATGCTTGATTACCATCCTGCTTTCATTCAAGCGGCATTCCGTATTGCAGATTCATCCACCAATATCATTACACCATTGAACCCTTATATTATAGTCGTGCTGGCTTTTATGAAAGACTATGATAAAAAAGCGGGGCTTGGGACACTGATAGCGTTGATGCTGCCTTATAGTCTCCTCTTCCTTGGGGTATGGATCATTCTCTTGGTGATTTTCGCTTTAGCAGGAATTCCGTTCGGGCCAGGCGTAGAAATGATGATCAAATAG
- a CDS encoding HPr family phosphocarrier protein, producing MVSKQITVALEYGLHSKAAQYFVGKANSYTADIQVVRHNRIIDAKSILGLLSLGIGKGNVVTVKAEGTDEKEAVEGLTRFLKGEERY from the coding sequence ATGGTATCCAAACAAATAACTGTTGCACTCGAATATGGGCTCCACTCCAAAGCAGCTCAATATTTTGTTGGTAAAGCAAATAGCTATACAGCGGATATTCAAGTGGTCAGGCATAACAGGATCATTGATGCCAAAAGCATTCTGGGACTCCTGTCGCTTGGGATTGGTAAAGGAAACGTTGTAACAGTAAAAGCGGAAGGGACAGATGAAAAAGAAGCCGTGGAAGGACTCACCCGTTTTCTAAAAGGCGAAGAAAGGTATTAA